The Hyphomicrobiales bacterium genome has a window encoding:
- a CDS encoding putative disulfide formation protein (Evidence 3 : Putative function from multiple computational evidences), which yields MTNPSMLPDQEGRWSFLYLAWLVALVASLSALFIGEVMGQAPCSLCWQQRAFMFPLAILLAIASFRADTTVWRYALPLAALGAAIALFHSLLYAGLIPEGIQPCSQGPSCASAEMTVLGVLPLPYLSLAAFLAIVFALLASKSKAQS from the coding sequence ATGACAAATCCCAGCATGTTACCCGACCAGGAAGGGCGGTGGTCGTTTCTGTATCTGGCATGGCTCGTTGCGCTGGTCGCGAGCTTAAGCGCGCTCTTCATCGGCGAGGTGATGGGACAGGCTCCCTGCAGCCTTTGTTGGCAACAGCGGGCATTCATGTTCCCGCTCGCCATCCTACTCGCTATCGCCAGCTTTCGTGCGGACACGACGGTTTGGCGATATGCATTGCCGCTGGCCGCTCTCGGTGCGGCGATCGCTCTGTTCCACAGCCTGCTCTACGCTGGCCTGATCCCAGAAGGCATCCAGCCCTGCTCGCAAGGCCCGTCCTGCGCGAGCGCAGAGATGACCGTCCTTGGAGTTCTGCCGCTCCCATACCTCTCGCTGGCAGCATTTTTAGCAATCGTGTTCGCCCTGCTTGCTTCAAAGTCGAAGGCACAATCATGA
- a CDS encoding Disulfide bond formation protein DsbA has protein sequence MNRRGLVIATGALALSFFVGGSVAYNAQQARRAREIAAARAEALVRSHSPVLGPLNAPVTIVEFFDPSCEACRAFYPPLKQIMGLFPNDVRLVMRYAAFHDGSDAAVKILEAARLQDKFVPVLEALLEFQPEWADHTGPVLEKAWARAKDAGLDIELAKRDWTRAEIQAALDSDTRDSKSLEVTRTPTFFVNGQPLTDFGPQQLYDMVRREVQKTK, from the coding sequence ATGAACCGTCGCGGCCTTGTCATTGCAACTGGCGCGCTGGCGCTCTCGTTCTTCGTGGGCGGGAGTGTGGCTTACAACGCTCAACAAGCGCGGAGAGCGCGCGAGATTGCCGCGGCCCGTGCCGAGGCATTGGTGCGGAGCCATTCCCCGGTCCTTGGTCCGCTGAACGCGCCCGTCACAATCGTGGAATTCTTCGATCCATCGTGTGAGGCGTGTCGAGCCTTCTATCCGCCCTTGAAGCAGATCATGGGTTTGTTCCCCAACGATGTTCGCCTCGTTATGCGCTACGCGGCATTTCACGACGGCTCCGACGCCGCCGTAAAAATCCTTGAAGCGGCTCGCCTTCAGGACAAGTTCGTGCCCGTCCTCGAGGCACTCTTGGAGTTTCAGCCGGAGTGGGCCGATCACACTGGGCCCGTGTTGGAGAAGGCTTGGGCGCGCGCGAAAGATGCGGGCTTGGATATCGAGCTGGCGAAGCGGGACTGGACACGCGCTGAAATCCAAGCTGCCCTGGATAGCGACACCCGCGACAGCAAATCTCTGGAGGTGACACGCACTCCGACGTTCTTTGTGAACGGCCAACCGCTGACCGACTTCGGCCCACAGCAGCTCTACGACATGGTTCGTCGGGAGGTACAGAAGACGAAGTAG
- a CDS encoding hypothetical protein (Evidence 5 : Unknown function), which translates to MRLRPKHPNHVWSYDFVEDRTHNGRKFRMLNVIDEFTRECLAIRIDRRLRSTDVIDVLSDLFIMRGVPGHVRSDNG; encoded by the coding sequence GTGCGGCTCCGACCAAAGCACCCCAACCACGTCTGGTCCTATGACTTTGTCGAGGACCGTACCCATAACGGCCGGAAGTTCCGCATGTTGAACGTGATCGACGAGTTCACCCGGGAATGCCTGGCGATCCGCATCGATCGGCGGCTCAGGTCGACCGATGTGATCGACGTTCTCTCCGACCTCTTCATCATGCGCGGCGTGCCGGGTCATGTGCGTTCAGACAATGGTTAG
- a CDS encoding hypothetical protein (Evidence 5 : Unknown function): MLHAAGWAVNVKRVERIWRREGLASAAAEEGTPLAERRILRAAPTKAPQPRLVL; this comes from the coding sequence TTGCTGCATGCCGCCGGCTGGGCAGTGAACGTCAAGCGCGTCGAGCGGATTTGGCGGCGAGAGGGGCTCGCCTCGGCGGCAGCCGAAGAAGGGACGCCTCTGGCTGAACGACGGATCCTGCGTGCGGCTCCGACCAAAGCACCCCAACCACGTCTGGTCCTATGA
- a CDS encoding transposase, protein MAQKKHKPEEIVAKLRQVDVLLSQGRPVAEAIRTIGVTAFTYYRWRKEFGGLKSDQVKRLKDLEKENERLRKAVSDLTLEKLILKEAASGNF, encoded by the coding sequence ATGGCGCAGAAGAAGCATAAGCCTGAAGAGATTGTCGCGAAGCTGCGACAGGTCGATGTGTTGTTGTCTCAGGGCCGGCCGGTTGCCGAGGCGATCCGCACGATCGGTGTGACGGCCTTCACCTATTATCGTTGGCGCAAGGAGTTCGGCGGCCTGAAGAGTGATCAGGTGAAGCGGTTGAAGGACCTCGAGAAGGAGAACGAGCGGCTTCGCAAGGCGGTCTCGGACCTCACGCTTGAGAAGCTCATTCTCAAAGAGGCCGCCTCGGGAAACTTCTGA
- a CDS encoding membrane hypothetical protein (Evidence 5 : Unknown function), with protein MLLLRHSGFLQGSKAYFTEDHFSGGRPFSSVLGLIVGVTRLSSNPLAAGTCRVWVEIARNSPPIVLLIFLYSLWWKVFPPVGEALNPLPGVFASMRGFVVPAARFEFDSAGAALVFAAMLLGVVAWRAGSLQRFRSGMAWGGAALLLLGLWSADFAFSVDWPVFTGSNFRGGLELTPELSTILIGLTIYHRLHRRDRPRRRPVGRRRAVGCRPLARPVPNPDPAADCDPANAAGDRAAAQQPVHQRRQEFDAGDRRRLSGFPRGDEHDHQQVQPFDRRRLHHPGGLPFPQPDPVERGQLVQPPHRDRGTLKP; from the coding sequence ATGCTTCTTCTGCGCCATAGCGGCTTCCTCCAAGGCTCAAAAGCCTACTTCACGGAGGACCACTTTTCAGGGGGCAGGCCATTCTCGTCGGTTCTCGGCCTGATCGTCGGCGTCACCCGGCTGAGCAGCAATCCGCTCGCCGCCGGGACTTGCCGTGTCTGGGTGGAGATCGCGCGCAACTCACCGCCGATCGTGCTGCTGATCTTCCTCTATTCGCTGTGGTGGAAGGTGTTTCCGCCGGTCGGAGAGGCGCTCAATCCGCTCCCTGGCGTCTTTGCCTCGATGCGCGGCTTCGTTGTTCCAGCCGCCCGCTTTGAATTCGATAGCGCAGGAGCTGCTCTTGTCTTCGCCGCGATGCTGCTCGGCGTCGTCGCCTGGCGGGCAGGCTCGCTTCAACGCTTCCGGAGCGGAATGGCATGGGGAGGGGCTGCCCTGCTGCTGCTCGGTCTCTGGTCGGCGGATTTCGCGTTCTCGGTCGATTGGCCAGTCTTCACCGGTTCGAACTTTCGAGGCGGCCTGGAGCTGACACCGGAACTCAGCACCATCCTGATCGGCCTGACCATCTACCACCGGCTTCATCGCCGAGATCGTCCGCGGCGGCGTCCTGTCGGTCGGCGCCGGGCAGTGGGATGCCGGCCGCTCGCTCGGCCTGTCCCGAACCCAGATCCTGCGGCTGATTGTGATCCCGCAAATGCTGCGGGTGATCGTGCCGCCGCTCAACAGCCAGTACATCAACGTCGTCAAGAATTCGACGCTGGCGATCGCCGTCGGCTATCCGGATTTCCTCGCGGTGATGAACACGATCATCAGCAAGTCCAGCCATTCGATCGAAGGCGTCTTCATCATCCTGGGGGTCTACCTTTCCCTCAACCTGACCCTGTCGAGCGCGGCCAATTGGTACAACCGCCGCATCGCGATCGTGGAACGTTGAAACCGTGA
- a CDS encoding putative ABC transporter membrane subunit YhdX (fragment) (Evidence 3 : Putative function from multiple computational evidences), with protein MLRVIVPPLNSQYINVVKNSTLAIAVGYPDFLAVMNTIISKSSHSIEGVFIILGVYLSLNLTLSSAANWYNRRIAIVER; from the coding sequence ATGCTGCGGGTGATCGTGCCGCCGCTCAACAGCCAGTACATCAACGTCGTCAAGAATTCGACGCTGGCGATCGCCGTCGGCTATCCGGATTTCCTCGCGGTGATGAACACGATCATCAGCAAGTCCAGCCATTCGATCGAAGGCGTCTTCATCATCCTGGGGGTCTACCTTTCCCTCAACCTGACCCTGTCGAGCGCGGCCAATTGGTACAACCGCCGCATCGCGATCGTGGAACGTTGA
- the yhdY gene encoding putative ABC transporter membrane subunit YhdY (Evidence 3 : Putative function from multiple computational evidences): protein MPTNAWSALLPASLRRSGKLLFGSPLNAVLTLVFSALILVAVPPMLRWLVLDAVLFNPDLAACRAASGACWSFIYAKSGQLLFGIYPVDERWRPALVCLLILALLGWSVRPASWTPRLVWLWAAALMLIVWLMGGGLGLEEVPTSAWGGLPVTLILTVVAIGIAFPVGILLALARRSAMPVVRIGAVVAIESVRGLPLLSILFVASIMLPLFLPEALLPDKFVRALVALTIFAAAYLAEVIHGGLQAIPKGQYEAAAALGLPFWRTQYLVILPQAIRVVIPALANTIIVMIKNTSLVLVVGLFDLISSGKAALADPAWPSPAAETFLFIGAIFFALSFSFARFADFLERRGPAAH, encoded by the coding sequence GTGCCGACGAACGCATGGTCTGCGCTGCTCCCGGCTTCCTTGCGGCGGAGTGGCAAGCTCCTGTTCGGCTCGCCGCTGAATGCCGTCCTGACGCTGGTCTTCAGCGCATTAATCCTGGTTGCCGTGCCGCCCATGCTGCGCTGGCTCGTGCTCGACGCGGTCCTGTTCAATCCGGACCTCGCGGCCTGCCGTGCGGCATCTGGCGCCTGCTGGAGCTTCATCTACGCCAAGTCGGGACAGCTCCTGTTCGGCATCTATCCGGTCGACGAGCGCTGGCGACCTGCTCTGGTCTGCCTTCTGATCCTGGCGTTGCTCGGCTGGTCGGTTCGGCCGGCGAGCTGGACACCGCGGCTGGTCTGGCTATGGGCCGCGGCGCTCATGCTCATCGTCTGGTTGATGGGCGGTGGCCTGGGGCTCGAAGAAGTCCCGACCTCGGCCTGGGGTGGCTTGCCGGTGACGTTGATCCTCACCGTCGTCGCCATCGGGATCGCCTTTCCGGTCGGCATCCTGCTGGCGCTAGCGCGCCGCTCTGCCATGCCCGTCGTCAGGATCGGGGCGGTGGTCGCAATCGAGTCGGTCCGCGGCCTGCCGCTGCTCTCGATCCTCTTCGTCGCCTCGATCATGCTGCCGCTGTTCCTGCCGGAGGCGCTGCTGCCCGACAAGTTCGTGCGCGCCCTCGTCGCCTTGACGATCTTCGCGGCGGCCTATCTCGCCGAAGTGATCCACGGCGGGCTGCAAGCGATCCCGAAAGGGCAATATGAAGCTGCCGCGGCGCTCGGTCTGCCGTTCTGGCGCACGCAATATCTCGTCATCCTGCCGCAAGCGATCAGGGTGGTGATCCCGGCCCTGGCGAACACGATCATCGTGATGATCAAGAACACCAGCCTCGTGCTCGTGGTTGGGCTGTTCGACCTGATCAGCTCGGGCAAGGCGGCTCTCGCCGATCCGGCCTGGCCGTCGCCGGCTGCCGAAACCTTCCTGTTTATCGGCGCGATCTTCTTCGCGCTGTCCTTCTCCTTCGCCCGCTTCGCCGATTTCCTCGAGCGGCGCGGTCCCGCTGCTCATTAG
- the yhdZ gene encoding putative ABC transporter ATP-binding subunit YhdZ (Evidence 3 : Putative function from multiple computational evidences) has protein sequence MTLAMAENRIDIRPAALKPTSLNTATAVEMIGVNKWFGEFHVLRDINLKVSRGEKLVICGPSGSGKSTMIRCINRLEEHQKGQIIVDGTELTNDLKKIDEIRRDVGMVFQHFNLFPHLTILENLTLAPIWVRKMPKKDAEEIAMHYLKRVKIPEQALKYPGQLSGGQQQRVAIARSLCMSPKIMLFDEPTSALDPEMVKEVLDTMVSLAEEGMTMLCVTHEMGFARQVADRVIFMDAGQIVEMNTPDEFFRNPQHERTKLFLSQILH, from the coding sequence ATGACCTTGGCCATGGCCGAAAACAGGATCGACATCCGCCCTGCGGCGCTGAAGCCGACCTCGCTCAACACCGCGACGGCGGTGGAGATGATCGGCGTCAACAAATGGTTCGGCGAGTTCCACGTGTTGCGCGACATCAATCTCAAAGTATCGCGCGGCGAGAAGCTCGTGATCTGCGGCCCGTCCGGCTCCGGCAAGTCGACGATGATCCGCTGCATCAATCGGCTCGAGGAGCATCAGAAGGGCCAGATCATCGTCGACGGCACCGAACTCACCAACGACCTCAAGAAGATCGACGAAATCCGCCGCGACGTCGGCATGGTGTTCCAGCACTTCAACCTGTTCCCGCATCTGACGATCCTGGAGAACCTGACCCTGGCGCCGATCTGGGTTCGCAAGATGCCCAAGAAGGACGCCGAGGAGATCGCGATGCACTACCTCAAGCGCGTCAAGATCCCCGAGCAGGCGTTGAAGTATCCGGGCCAGCTCTCCGGCGGACAGCAGCAGCGCGTCGCCATCGCCCGCTCTTTGTGCATGAGCCCGAAGATCATGCTGTTCGACGAGCCGACCTCGGCGCTCGATCCGGAGATGGTCAAGGAGGTGCTCGACACCATGGTGTCGCTGGCGGAGGAGGGCATGACCATGCTCTGCGTCACCCATGAGATGGGCTTCGCCCGCCAGGTCGCGGACCGGGTCATCTTCATGGATGCCGGCCAAATCGTCGAGATGAACACCCCGGACGAGTTCTTCAGGAACCCGCAGCACGAGCGCACCAAGCTCTTCCTCAGCCAGATCCTGCACTGA
- a CDS encoding conserved hypothetical protein (Evidence 4 : Unknown function but conserved in other organisms): protein MSQAIHPAAASTHLPAFLAGPGETDWLLVAMGIFLAIFVLAIGILYLHLHVLPDRIAHNKVQLQIVCVLGLLAMFTHMHIFWIAGLLLALVDIPDFITPLKRIVAATETIAGAKHRPE, encoded by the coding sequence ATGAGCCAAGCCATTCATCCAGCAGCCGCCTCGACTCATTTGCCGGCATTCCTCGCCGGCCCCGGTGAAACGGACTGGCTCCTGGTTGCGATGGGCATTTTTTTGGCCATCTTCGTCTTGGCAATTGGTATTCTGTATTTGCACCTGCACGTCCTGCCGGATCGGATTGCTCATAATAAGGTGCAATTGCAGATCGTTTGCGTGCTGGGATTGCTGGCCATGTTCACGCACATGCACATCTTCTGGATCGCGGGCCTTCTTCTTGCTTTAGTCGACATTCCCGATTTCATCACTCCCCTGAAACGCATCGTAGCGGCAACGGAAACGATCGCAGGCGCGAAACATCGACCGGAGTGA
- a CDS encoding Copper chaperone, which yields MCSCQQHSGTAAKATGAPEGAISFRVEDMTCGHCAGTIKKAIEDQLPGTAVTADPASKLVSVVGAADFSAVRSIVAGAGYTPGAESIG from the coding sequence ATGTGCTCCTGCCAGCAACATTCCGGAACCGCAGCCAAGGCAACCGGCGCGCCTGAGGGCGCGATCAGCTTTCGCGTCGAGGACATGACCTGCGGCCATTGCGCCGGCACGATCAAGAAGGCGATCGAGGATCAATTGCCCGGAACCGCGGTCACCGCCGACCCGGCTTCGAAGCTCGTCAGCGTCGTCGGCGCGGCCGATTTCTCCGCCGTTAGGTCGATCGTGGCGGGCGCCGGATACACTCCCGGCGCGGAAAGCATCGGCTGA
- the silP gene encoding Silver exporting P-type ATPase, which yields MKDLVCGMTVDPATAKHRAAHAGQTYFFCSAGCQNKFDADPAAYAGEKAEAPVAKPAPTGAIYTCPMHPQIRQPGPGNCPICGMALEPEIATVQEGPSAELVDMTRRFWVGLVLALPVFVLEMGGHLVDLHMLLSQQSSNWLQLVLATPAVLWAGWPFFQRAWASLVNRSLNMFTLIAMGTGVAWAYSVVATVAPNLFPETLRSAEGAVAVYFEAAAVITVLVLLGQVLELRAREQTGGAIQALLDLVPKTARRVRDDGEDEDINLDAVHVGDRLRVRPGETVPVDGELIEGRSSIDESMVTGESMPVTKEVGATLIGGTLNTTGGFIMRAGKVGSDTMLARIVSMVAEAQRSRAPIQRLADQVSGWFVPLVIVIAIVAFAAWMAFGPEPRFAHGLVAAVAVLIIACPCALGLATPMSIMVGVGRGAHLGVLIKNAEALERFERVDTLVVDKTGTLTEGKPRLTGLKPVGAIAESELLRLAASLERASEHPLAAAIVDAAKERGLALAEAQDFDSPVGKGVTGTVEGRALVIGSHRIMTEAGIDTAAQAAEAETLRAEGGTVIFVAIDGRVAGLLTISDPVKQTTPRAIKSLKSAGIRVVMLTGDNKTTAQAVARRLGIDEVEAEVLPEDKSVVVSKFRSQGRVVAMAGDGVNDAPALAAADVGIAMGTGTDVAIESAGVTLLKGDLEGIVRGLQLSRATMSNIRQNLFFAFIYNAAGVPIAAGVLYPIFGLLLSPIIAAAAMALSSVSVIANALRLRTVSLE from the coding sequence GTGAAGGATCTGGTCTGCGGAATGACCGTCGATCCCGCCACGGCAAAGCATCGCGCCGCTCATGCGGGGCAGACCTATTTCTTCTGCTCCGCCGGCTGCCAGAACAAGTTCGACGCCGATCCGGCAGCCTATGCCGGCGAGAAAGCCGAGGCGCCTGTCGCAAAGCCGGCGCCCACGGGCGCGATCTACACCTGCCCGATGCATCCCCAGATCCGCCAGCCCGGCCCGGGCAATTGCCCGATCTGCGGCATGGCGCTGGAACCGGAGATCGCGACAGTTCAGGAAGGACCTAGCGCCGAACTCGTCGACATGACCCGCCGGTTTTGGGTGGGTCTCGTGCTCGCCCTGCCAGTGTTCGTGCTGGAGATGGGCGGGCATCTCGTCGATCTACACATGCTGCTCAGCCAGCAGAGCTCGAACTGGCTGCAGCTGGTCCTGGCGACGCCGGCCGTGCTCTGGGCTGGCTGGCCGTTCTTCCAGCGGGCCTGGGCCTCGCTCGTCAACCGCAGCCTGAACATGTTCACGCTGATCGCGATGGGCACCGGCGTCGCCTGGGCCTACAGCGTCGTCGCGACCGTCGCTCCGAACCTGTTCCCGGAAACGCTTCGCTCCGCGGAAGGCGCGGTCGCAGTCTATTTCGAGGCGGCGGCCGTGATCACGGTTCTGGTGTTGTTGGGCCAGGTCCTCGAATTGCGGGCCCGCGAGCAGACGGGCGGCGCGATCCAGGCCTTGCTCGACCTCGTGCCGAAGACGGCCCGGCGGGTGCGCGACGACGGCGAGGACGAGGATATCAACCTGGACGCGGTCCATGTCGGGGACCGCTTGCGGGTCCGCCCGGGCGAGACGGTTCCGGTCGATGGCGAACTGATCGAAGGCCGCAGCTCGATCGACGAATCCATGGTCACGGGTGAATCGATGCCGGTCACCAAGGAGGTCGGCGCGACCCTGATCGGCGGCACGCTCAATACCACCGGCGGCTTCATCATGCGCGCCGGCAAGGTCGGCAGCGACACCATGCTGGCCCGGATCGTCTCGATGGTGGCGGAGGCCCAGCGCTCGCGGGCACCGATCCAGCGCCTGGCGGACCAGGTGTCCGGCTGGTTCGTTCCGCTCGTCATCGTCATTGCCATCGTCGCTTTCGCCGCCTGGATGGCGTTCGGGCCGGAGCCGCGCTTCGCGCATGGGCTGGTCGCCGCCGTCGCCGTGCTGATCATCGCCTGTCCCTGCGCGCTCGGTTTGGCGACGCCGATGTCGATCATGGTCGGGGTCGGGCGCGGCGCGCATCTCGGCGTACTGATCAAGAATGCCGAGGCGCTGGAGCGCTTCGAGAGGGTCGATACCCTCGTCGTCGACAAGACCGGTACGCTGACCGAAGGCAAGCCACGGCTGACCGGGCTGAAGCCGGTTGGCGCAATCGCGGAGAGTGAGCTGCTGCGGCTCGCCGCTTCGCTCGAGCGGGCGAGCGAGCACCCGCTCGCCGCCGCGATTGTCGATGCCGCCAAGGAACGTGGCCTCGCCCTGGCCGAGGCGCAGGATTTCGACAGCCCGGTCGGTAAGGGGGTAACGGGGACCGTCGAAGGTCGCGCGCTGGTGATTGGCAGCCACCGGATCATGACTGAGGCTGGTATCGACACCGCGGCTCAGGCAGCCGAGGCGGAAACGCTGCGCGCCGAGGGCGGCACAGTGATTTTTGTGGCGATCGATGGCCGCGTCGCCGGACTGCTGACAATCTCTGATCCGGTCAAGCAGACCACCCCGAGAGCGATCAAGTCGCTGAAAAGCGCCGGTATTCGGGTGGTCATGCTGACCGGCGACAACAAGACGACGGCACAAGCGGTCGCGCGCCGGCTCGGTATCGACGAGGTCGAGGCCGAGGTCCTGCCCGAGGACAAGAGCGTAGTCGTCAGCAAGTTTCGTTCGCAAGGCAGGGTGGTCGCGATGGCCGGCGACGGCGTGAATGACGCGCCTGCGCTGGCGGCGGCGGATGTCGGGATCGCGATGGGCACGGGCACGGACGTCGCGATCGAAAGTGCCGGCGTAACCCTGCTCAAAGGCGACCTTGAGGGCATCGTGCGCGGGCTTCAGCTCAGCCGGGCGACGATGAGCAATATCCGGCAGAACCTGTTCTTCGCCTTCATCTACAATGCGGCGGGCGTCCCAATCGCCGCAGGCGTGCTCTATCCGATATTCGGATTGCTGTTGTCGCCGATCATTGCGGCGGCGGCGATGGCTTTGTCCTCGGTCAGCGTGATTGCAAACGCCCTGCGGTTACGCACCGTCTCTCTGGAATAA
- a CDS encoding Ni_hydr_CYTB domain-containing protein, with translation MQSVLVPKLSPTKSFGVYQRWIHWLVPLLCIAQVPTSWAIQRTHMAHGFTKPAPLDLFLHQVHAWMGWLVMGLALIQIALRYLYGRPSLEGLSPPERWAATGVHVALYGVLLLLPFTGTIAMYLSFRAAPVHRWLSWALLVLALFHVAGALWHHFYRRDDILRRMLTSQR, from the coding sequence TTGCAAAGCGTCCTTGTTCCCAAACTCAGCCCGACCAAGTCTTTCGGTGTCTACCAACGCTGGATCCACTGGCTCGTGCCGTTGTTGTGCATTGCCCAGGTCCCTACATCCTGGGCAATCCAACGCACCCATATGGCACATGGCTTCACGAAGCCTGCCCCGCTCGATCTGTTTTTGCACCAGGTCCATGCCTGGATGGGTTGGCTGGTCATGGGATTGGCGCTGATCCAGATCGCGCTGCGCTATCTCTATGGCCGCCCTTCCCTTGAAGGGTTGTCGCCACCCGAACGGTGGGCCGCGACGGGCGTTCATGTTGCCCTGTACGGCGTTCTGCTGCTTCTGCCGTTTACGGGTACGATTGCGATGTATCTTAGCTTCCGCGCCGCGCCGGTTCATCGATGGCTCAGCTGGGCGCTGCTTGTACTGGCGCTGTTCCATGTTGCCGGCGCGCTGTGGCACCATTTCTATCGCCGCGACGATATCCTGCGCCGTATGCTGACTAGCCAAAGGTGA